In Antennarius striatus isolate MH-2024 chromosome 8, ASM4005453v1, whole genome shotgun sequence, a single window of DNA contains:
- the fam193a gene encoding protein FAM193A isoform X1: MSPTDAKRGAKRRKNKRGGGSSCSAACNTNVGKAGVASALGCAGTATPASVVSFLTPGSTGSGTIGSITGINGEVKVNNSVTPQFTEGPVNADFSGVLQTPFTFGLNQRAPYTAGDRCLLCRCERKDGVVPSEAGLMGQNGSLQPSKSPSALQLPLWVCPDCRRTVEKEDRHTSLEQSLGSQDFLLHMSVGNGNLGQEAVTGDGLITAVPTLPMLPAPDPTAPMVADPVCSCEACSERREISAESESESQQLQNHWSEVRYLVRCIYRQTGTPLADDHDQPLERDKEGMKELVDRLCEKDPFQLYQRLEQQAREYVLEMKVRLLKHLSTGSKTAGPAGVVAAAPGPPQAYQFISLLLEEYNALCQAACTISSFLLTLENEHLQKFQVTWELHNKHLFENLVFSEPNLHSSLPALVAQLKQGTASHDSYNEDMYRTLLKSYQQLQQEMASVATEWQECEKRIDDYVDEQLLFKVEGPNLTNQRTEPHKSLISKNTLKMKQRMLKEDWEFFKQRRFVEEQLPSSKKPPTVDNNFTDTMRMLSSRLSIPDCPNCNYRRRCTCDDCSLSHILTCGIMDSPITEDLHIKLPLQVEPPCDYLTEVHPPSLSSGSSASGSNSSSPITIQQHPRLILPDGDTNTFISDDEEVPPLSRKFGDIYPMSGYEDNGVVTAAVNGHHNNINGADSVTIKSGSPHITSCSSSSEGDEEEADVGGEPRGEQQELSTGKINSPPPSYDHQQVEQVQHACECHLCNQDPSSSSTTLGSASCLPPSRLHVAPPPAVGHQFFTDGKTPPAHPEPHLYPHIHGHLPLHNFSRPLLHPTLYPPSPPLTHSKPLPPNPTSNHSAAKQPAFSPSLPDHVYQNCFGSTGGAGDWNSSLQCLSLKFENLWDAAVMKTWNPSVLLPESLPSDMLGPPLADVPLLPSSSISTQGEHPSLPTPLPPSSSTSSSLSSSSSSSSSSSSWCSSSEVKEQKKSSAKKKCLYNFQDAFMETNRVVMATSASTSSVSCTATTVQSSNNPPLHVASKRPNSLDDVFHNLGKEDHRQPTLTNPRNGTTGLNSLPPLSCPTLPPAPTTHLPTMGSQPFPKVAAPAPDFMEAHQGLCLPPAEPPASSTDGLISAPPSVCSDPDCEGHRCEGNGAYDPPYDGEESQDEDSCSEHSSSTSTSTNQKEGKYCDCCYCEFFGHGGPPAAPTSRNYAEMREKLRLRLTKRKEEQPKREEHHPVIERDGGVEDHRRVEDHRRVEDLLQFINSADSKPTSSSKAAKRARHKQKKMEEKARLEAEAREREQQQVLEEQQRRQQQEEEAAALQKELLRLQELQQHRAAKKKRKEKAKENTAPPQNNPPPLKQTAQNVLDNLQNGNSQLLQTLICLPDQKEPRFDHVPRPNALHSPRHTGEKGLSSETNIPDSPATHHNGTATSQLEANGKVKAKQSSKAGPCEVAVKKAPESPRSSDVTAKLLNSTGTAAATPDPKAARIRPAESPAPLPATEPKREDRSNLRSASGKRHPQQQLQTSTKEDRRSPPATNPSPSPPPTSQCEQSQQNGKPPSAESPQPKGKTKKNKKKKGDKTNSSIDDVFLPKDIDLDSTEMDETEREVEYFKRFCLDSARQTRQRLSINWSNFSLKKATFAAH; the protein is encoded by the exons TCAGCTTTCTAACACCTGGTAGCACAGGAAGCGGGACTATCGGGTCCATTACGGGCATAAACGGAGAG GTCAAAGTGAACAACAGTGTTACGCCACAGTTTACGGAAGGACCAGTGAACGCAGACTTCTCTGGAGTCCTTCAG ACACCGTTCACGTTCGGCCTGAACCAGCGGGCTCCTTACACGGCCGGCGATCGCTGCCTTTTGTGCCGATGTGAGCGTAAAGATGGGGTTGTGCCTTCAGAGGCAGGGCTGATGGGGCAAAACGGTTCGTTACAGCCCAGCAAGTCACCCAGTGCCCTCCAGTTGCCCCTGTGGGTGTGCCCTGACTGCAGGCGGACAGTGGAGAAGGAGGACCGGCACACTTCTCTGGAGCAGTCGCTGGGG AGCCAAGACTTCCTTTTGCACATGTCTGTGGGTAATGGAAACCTGGGCCAGGAGGCAGTCACAGGGGACGGACTGATCACCGCTGTACCCACACTACCTATGCTTCCTGCTCCAGACCCCACTGCACCAATGGTTGCGGATCCGGTCTGCAGCTGTGAAGCCTGCAGTGAGAGACG GGAGATCTCTGCTGAGTCAGAGAGTGAGTCACAGCAGCTGCAGAACCACTGGTCGGAGGTTCGCTACCTGGTGCGCTGCATCTACCGTCAGACAGGCACGCCGCTGGCAGACGACCACGACCAGCCCCTAGAGCGAGACAAGGAGGGCATGAAGGAGCTGGTTGACAG ACTCTGTGAGAAGGACCCGTTTCAGTTGTATCAACGCTTGGAGCAGCAAGCCCGTGAATACGTCTTGGAAATGAAGGTGCGGCTACTGAAGCACCTCTCTACAGGGTCCAAGACTGCAGGTCCAGCGGGGGTCGTCGCTGCAGCACCGGGTCCCCCCCAGGCCTACCAATTCAtctccctgctgctggaggagtaCAATGCCCTCTGTCAAGCTGCATGCACCATCAGCAGCTTCCTGCTCACCCTG gaGAATGAGCACCTCCAGAAATTCCAGGTGACGTGGGAACTGCACAACAAGCACCTTTTTGAGAATCTGGTGTTCTCTGAACCAAACTTGCACAGCAGTTTACCTGCACTGGTTGCACAGCTGAA ACAGGGCACAGCTTCCCATGATTCATACAATGAAGATATGTACAGGACCTTGTTAAAAAGctaccagcagctgcagcaggagatgGCGTCTGTGGCTACGGAATGGCAGGAGTGCGAGAAGAGGATCGATGATTATGTAGATGAACAG CTGCTTTTTAAGGTGGAGGGGCCGAATCTCACCAACCAAAGAACGGAGCCACACAAGTCCCTGATTAGCAAAAAT ACCTTGAAGATGAAGCAGCGGATGCTGAAGGAGGACTGGGAGTTCTTCAAGCAGAGACGATTCGTAGAGGAACAG CTACCCAGCAGTAAAAAGCCCCCCACCGTAGACAACAACTTCACAGACACCATGAGGATGCTCTCGTCTCGTTTGAGCATTCCAGACTGTCCAAACTGCAATTATCGAAGGAG GTGTACATGTGATGACTGCAGCCTTTCACACATCCTGACATGTGGAATCATGGACTCTCCCATCACTGAAGACCTTCACATCAAGCTGCCCCTGCAGGTGGAGCCCCCCTGTGACTACCTGACGGAGGTCCACCCTCCCAGCCTCTCCTCTGGGAGCTCAGCATCCGGCTCCAACTCCAGTTCTCCCATCACCATTCAGCAGCACCCCAGGCTCATCCTTCCTGATGGGGATACCAATACTTT TATTAGCGATGATGAAGAAGTGCCTCCGTTGTCCAGGAAGTTTGGTGACATTTACCCCATGAGCGGTTATGAGGATAACGGCGTTGTGACCGCTGCTGTGAACGGACATCATAACAACATCAATGGAGCCGACAGCGTAACAATAAAGTCGGGG TCGCCTCACATCaccagctgcagcagttcaTCAGAGGGCGATGAGGAGGAAGCTGATGTTGGCGGCGAGCCCAGAGGGGAGCAGCAGGAGCTCTCCACGGGAAAGATCAACAGTCCCCCGCCGTCTTACGACCACCAACAG GTAGAACAGGTGCAGCATGCTTGCGAGTGCCACCTGTGCAACCAGGaccccagctcctcctccaccaccctgGGTTCTGCTTCCTGCCTGCCCCCCAGTCGTCTCCACGTCGCACCTCCTCCCGCTGTGGGACACCAGTTCTTCACAGACGGCAAGACTCCTCCAGCGCACCCCGAGCCCCATCTCTACCCCCACATCCACGGCCACCTCCCCCTGCACAACTTCTCCCGGCCCCTGCTGCACCCGACACTCTACCCTCCCAGTCCTCCTCTCACACACAGCAAG CCCCTGCCCCCAAACCCTACGTCAAACCACTCGGCGGCCAAGCAGCCGGCCTTCAGCCCGTCGTTACCGGATCACGTTTACCAGAACTGCTTTGGAAGCACAGGCGGAGCGGGCGACTGGAACAGCTCACTGCAGTGCCTCTCGCTCAAGTTTGAGAACCTCTGGGACGCCGCTGTGATGAAGACCTGGAACCCGTCTGTCCTCTTACCCGAGTCCCTGCCAA GTGACATGCTCGGACCACCCCTCGCCGACGTGCCCCTCCTTCCATCGTCATCCATCAGTACGCAAGGGGAGCACCCTTCGCTCCCCACCCCTTTACCACCTTCCTCATCCACTTCCTCATCCttgtcgtcgtcgtcgtcttcgtcgtcatcgtcgtcgtcgtGGTGCTCCTCTTCCGAGGtcaaagagcagaagaagagcagCGCCAAGAAGAAGTGTCTCTACAATTTCCAGGATGCCTTCATGGAGACCAACCGAGTAGTGATGGCCACCtccgcctccacctcctccgtgtCCTGCACCGCCACCACTGTCCAGTCAAGTAATAACCCACCCCTCCATGTAGCATCTAAAAGACCCAACTCTTTAG ACGATGTTTTTCACAATCTGGGTAAAGAGGACCACCGGCAGCCAACCCTAACCAACCCCCGGAACGGCACAACagggctcaactccctccctccaCTTTCCTGCCCCACCTTGCCCCCAGCGCCCACCACACACCTTCCCACCATGGGATCCCAACCCTTTCCAAAAGTGGCCGCTCCCGCCCCAGACTTCATGGAGGCCCACCAGGGTCTGTGCCTCCCACCCGCCGAGCCTCCAGCCTCCTCAACCGATGGCCTGATCAGTGCCCCTCCCAGTGTCTGCAG TGATCCTGACTGCGAAGGCCATCGCTGCGAGGGGAACGGGGCGTACGACCCCCCCTATGACGGCGAGGAGAGTCAGGATGAGGACAGCTGCTCCGAGCacagctcctccacctccacgtCCACCAATCAGAAAGAAGGAAAGTACTGTGACTGCTGCTACTGCGAGTTCTTTGGGCATGGCGGG CCCCCAGCTGCTCCCACCAGTCGAAACTATGCAGAGATGCGGGAGAAGCTGCGGTTGCGTCTGACGAAGCGTAAAGAGGAGCAGCCTAAACGCGAGGAGCACCACCCCGTGATAGAACGAGATGGAGGGGTGGAGGACCACAGGCGGGTGGAGGACCACAGGCGGGTGGAGGACCTGTTGCAGTTCATCAACAGCGCTGACAGTAAACCCACCTCCAGTTCTAAAGCAGCCAAACGGGCCAGGCACAAACAAAAGAAG atggaggagaaggccCGTCTGGAGGCGGAGGCCCGCGaaagagagcagcagcaggtgttAGAAGAGCAGCAGCGGcgacagcagcaggaggaggaggcggcggctctgcagaaggagctgctgcggctgcaggagctgcagcaaCACCGCGCCGccaagaagaaaaggaaagagaaagcgAAGGAGAACACGGCCCCCCCTCAGAACAACCCACCGCCCCTCAAACAGACAGCTCAGAATGTCCTAGATAACTTACAGAACGGAAATTCGCAGCTGCTTCAAACCCTCATCTGCCTCCCCGACCAGAAAGAACCCAGGTTCGACCACGTTCCCCGTCCCAATGCGCTGCACAGCCCACGTCACACCGGTGAGAAGGGGCTTTCCTCTGAGACCAACATCCCAGACTCCCCAGCCACACACCACAACGGCACTGCTACATCTCAGCTGGAGGCTAACGGTAAGGTGAAGGCTAAGCAGTCCTCTAAAGCGGGGCCGTGTGAGGTCGCCGTAAAGAAGGCCCCGGAGTCACCCAGGAGCTCAGACGTGACAGCCAAGCTACTGAACAGCACCGGAACGGCCGCCGCTACACCGGACCCCAAAGCGGCACGGATCCGACCAGCCGAGTCCCCGGCTCCCCTCCCAGCCACAGAACCAAAGAGGGAGGACAGGAGTAATCTCAGAAGCGCCAGCGGCAAACGGCATCCGCAGCAACAGCTGCAGACCTCGACGAAGGAAGACAGGAGGAGTCCACCCGCGACAAACCCTTCCCCGTCTCCCCCTCCTACCTCCCAGTGTGAGCAGAGCCAGCAGAATGGCAAACCTCCCAGCGCAGAATCCCCACAGCCCAAAGGCAAGaccaagaagaacaagaagaagaagggcgACAAGACCAACAGCtcaatag ATGACGTGTTCTTGCCCAAAGACATCGACCTGGACAGCActgaaatggatgaaacagaaaGGGAGGTGGAGTATTTCAAGAG GTTTTGTCTGGATTCTGCGCGGCAGACGCGCCAACGTCTTTCCATCAACTGGTCAAACTTTAGCTTGAAGAAAGCGACATTCGCCGCTCATTGA
- the fam193a gene encoding protein FAM193A isoform X3, producing MSPTDAKRGAKRRKNKRGGGSSCSAACNTNVGKAGVASALGCAGTATPASVVSFLTPGSTGSGTIGSITGINGEVKVNNSVTPQFTEGPVNADFSGVLQTPFTFGLNQRAPYTAGDRCLLCRCERKDGVVPSEAGLMGQNGSLQPSKSPSALQLPLWVCPDCRRTVEKEDRHTSLEQSLGSQDFLLHMSVGNGNLGQEAVTGDGLITAVPTLPMLPAPDPTAPMVADPVCSCEACSERREISAESESESQQLQNHWSEVRYLVRCIYRQTGTPLADDHDQPLERDKEGMKELVDRLCEKDPFQLYQRLEQQAREYVLEMKVRLLKHLSTGSKTAGPAGVVAAAPGPPQAYQFISLLLEEYNALCQAACTISSFLLTLENEHLQKFQVTWELHNKHLFENLVFSEPNLHSSLPALVAQLKQGTASHDSYNEDMYRTLLKSYQQLQQEMASVATEWQECEKRIDDYVDEQLLFKVEGPNLTNQRTEPHKSLISKNTLKMKQRMLKEDWEFFKQRRFVEEQLPSSKKPPTVDNNFTDTMRMLSSRLSIPDCPNCNYRRRCTCDDCSLSHILTCGIMDSPITEDLHIKLPLQVEPPCDYLTEVHPPSLSSGSSASGSNSSSPITIQQHPRLILPDGDTNTFISDDEEVPPLSRKFGDIYPMSGYEDNGVVTAAVNGHHNNINGADSVTIKSGSPHITSCSSSSEGDEEEADVGGEPRGEQQELSTGKINSPPPSYDHQQVEQVQHACECHLCNQDPSSSSTTLGSASCLPPSRLHVAPPPAVGHQFFTDGKTPPAHPEPHLYPHIHGHLPLHNFSRPLLHPTLYPPSPPLTHSKPLPPNPTSNHSAAKQPAFSPSLPDHVYQNCFGSTGGAGDWNSSLQCLSLKFENLWDAAVMKTWNPSVLLPESLPSDMLGPPLADVPLLPSSSISTQGEHPSLPTPLPPSSSTSSSLSSSSSSSSSSSSWCSSSEVKEQKKSSAKKKCLYNFQDAFMETNRVVMATSASTSSVSCTATTVQSNDVFHNLGKEDHRQPTLTNPRNGTTGLNSLPPLSCPTLPPAPTTHLPTMGSQPFPKVAAPAPDFMEAHQGLCLPPAEPPASSTDGLISAPPSVCSDPDCEGHRCEGNGAYDPPYDGEESQDEDSCSEHSSSTSTSTNQKEGKYCDCCYCEFFGHGGPPAAPTSRNYAEMREKLRLRLTKRKEEQPKREEHHPVIERDGGVEDHRRVEDHRRVEDLLQFINSADSKPTSSSKAAKRARHKQKKMEEKARLEAEAREREQQQVLEEQQRRQQQEEEAAALQKELLRLQELQQHRAAKKKRKEKAKENTAPPQNNPPPLKQTAQNVLDNLQNGNSQLLQTLICLPDQKEPRFDHVPRPNALHSPRHTGEKGLSSETNIPDSPATHHNGTATSQLEANGKVKAKQSSKAGPCEVAVKKAPESPRSSDVTAKLLNSTGTAAATPDPKAARIRPAESPAPLPATEPKREDRSNLRSASGKRHPQQQLQTSTKEDRRSPPATNPSPSPPPTSQCEQSQQNGKPPSAESPQPKGKTKKNKKKKGDKTNSSIDDVFLPKDIDLDSTEMDETEREVEYFKRFCLDSARQTRQRLSINWSNFSLKKATFAAH from the exons TCAGCTTTCTAACACCTGGTAGCACAGGAAGCGGGACTATCGGGTCCATTACGGGCATAAACGGAGAG GTCAAAGTGAACAACAGTGTTACGCCACAGTTTACGGAAGGACCAGTGAACGCAGACTTCTCTGGAGTCCTTCAG ACACCGTTCACGTTCGGCCTGAACCAGCGGGCTCCTTACACGGCCGGCGATCGCTGCCTTTTGTGCCGATGTGAGCGTAAAGATGGGGTTGTGCCTTCAGAGGCAGGGCTGATGGGGCAAAACGGTTCGTTACAGCCCAGCAAGTCACCCAGTGCCCTCCAGTTGCCCCTGTGGGTGTGCCCTGACTGCAGGCGGACAGTGGAGAAGGAGGACCGGCACACTTCTCTGGAGCAGTCGCTGGGG AGCCAAGACTTCCTTTTGCACATGTCTGTGGGTAATGGAAACCTGGGCCAGGAGGCAGTCACAGGGGACGGACTGATCACCGCTGTACCCACACTACCTATGCTTCCTGCTCCAGACCCCACTGCACCAATGGTTGCGGATCCGGTCTGCAGCTGTGAAGCCTGCAGTGAGAGACG GGAGATCTCTGCTGAGTCAGAGAGTGAGTCACAGCAGCTGCAGAACCACTGGTCGGAGGTTCGCTACCTGGTGCGCTGCATCTACCGTCAGACAGGCACGCCGCTGGCAGACGACCACGACCAGCCCCTAGAGCGAGACAAGGAGGGCATGAAGGAGCTGGTTGACAG ACTCTGTGAGAAGGACCCGTTTCAGTTGTATCAACGCTTGGAGCAGCAAGCCCGTGAATACGTCTTGGAAATGAAGGTGCGGCTACTGAAGCACCTCTCTACAGGGTCCAAGACTGCAGGTCCAGCGGGGGTCGTCGCTGCAGCACCGGGTCCCCCCCAGGCCTACCAATTCAtctccctgctgctggaggagtaCAATGCCCTCTGTCAAGCTGCATGCACCATCAGCAGCTTCCTGCTCACCCTG gaGAATGAGCACCTCCAGAAATTCCAGGTGACGTGGGAACTGCACAACAAGCACCTTTTTGAGAATCTGGTGTTCTCTGAACCAAACTTGCACAGCAGTTTACCTGCACTGGTTGCACAGCTGAA ACAGGGCACAGCTTCCCATGATTCATACAATGAAGATATGTACAGGACCTTGTTAAAAAGctaccagcagctgcagcaggagatgGCGTCTGTGGCTACGGAATGGCAGGAGTGCGAGAAGAGGATCGATGATTATGTAGATGAACAG CTGCTTTTTAAGGTGGAGGGGCCGAATCTCACCAACCAAAGAACGGAGCCACACAAGTCCCTGATTAGCAAAAAT ACCTTGAAGATGAAGCAGCGGATGCTGAAGGAGGACTGGGAGTTCTTCAAGCAGAGACGATTCGTAGAGGAACAG CTACCCAGCAGTAAAAAGCCCCCCACCGTAGACAACAACTTCACAGACACCATGAGGATGCTCTCGTCTCGTTTGAGCATTCCAGACTGTCCAAACTGCAATTATCGAAGGAG GTGTACATGTGATGACTGCAGCCTTTCACACATCCTGACATGTGGAATCATGGACTCTCCCATCACTGAAGACCTTCACATCAAGCTGCCCCTGCAGGTGGAGCCCCCCTGTGACTACCTGACGGAGGTCCACCCTCCCAGCCTCTCCTCTGGGAGCTCAGCATCCGGCTCCAACTCCAGTTCTCCCATCACCATTCAGCAGCACCCCAGGCTCATCCTTCCTGATGGGGATACCAATACTTT TATTAGCGATGATGAAGAAGTGCCTCCGTTGTCCAGGAAGTTTGGTGACATTTACCCCATGAGCGGTTATGAGGATAACGGCGTTGTGACCGCTGCTGTGAACGGACATCATAACAACATCAATGGAGCCGACAGCGTAACAATAAAGTCGGGG TCGCCTCACATCaccagctgcagcagttcaTCAGAGGGCGATGAGGAGGAAGCTGATGTTGGCGGCGAGCCCAGAGGGGAGCAGCAGGAGCTCTCCACGGGAAAGATCAACAGTCCCCCGCCGTCTTACGACCACCAACAG GTAGAACAGGTGCAGCATGCTTGCGAGTGCCACCTGTGCAACCAGGaccccagctcctcctccaccaccctgGGTTCTGCTTCCTGCCTGCCCCCCAGTCGTCTCCACGTCGCACCTCCTCCCGCTGTGGGACACCAGTTCTTCACAGACGGCAAGACTCCTCCAGCGCACCCCGAGCCCCATCTCTACCCCCACATCCACGGCCACCTCCCCCTGCACAACTTCTCCCGGCCCCTGCTGCACCCGACACTCTACCCTCCCAGTCCTCCTCTCACACACAGCAAG CCCCTGCCCCCAAACCCTACGTCAAACCACTCGGCGGCCAAGCAGCCGGCCTTCAGCCCGTCGTTACCGGATCACGTTTACCAGAACTGCTTTGGAAGCACAGGCGGAGCGGGCGACTGGAACAGCTCACTGCAGTGCCTCTCGCTCAAGTTTGAGAACCTCTGGGACGCCGCTGTGATGAAGACCTGGAACCCGTCTGTCCTCTTACCCGAGTCCCTGCCAA GTGACATGCTCGGACCACCCCTCGCCGACGTGCCCCTCCTTCCATCGTCATCCATCAGTACGCAAGGGGAGCACCCTTCGCTCCCCACCCCTTTACCACCTTCCTCATCCACTTCCTCATCCttgtcgtcgtcgtcgtcttcgtcgtcatcgtcgtcgtcgtGGTGCTCCTCTTCCGAGGtcaaagagcagaagaagagcagCGCCAAGAAGAAGTGTCTCTACAATTTCCAGGATGCCTTCATGGAGACCAACCGAGTAGTGATGGCCACCtccgcctccacctcctccgtgtCCTGCACCGCCACCACTGTCCAGTCAA ACGATGTTTTTCACAATCTGGGTAAAGAGGACCACCGGCAGCCAACCCTAACCAACCCCCGGAACGGCACAACagggctcaactccctccctccaCTTTCCTGCCCCACCTTGCCCCCAGCGCCCACCACACACCTTCCCACCATGGGATCCCAACCCTTTCCAAAAGTGGCCGCTCCCGCCCCAGACTTCATGGAGGCCCACCAGGGTCTGTGCCTCCCACCCGCCGAGCCTCCAGCCTCCTCAACCGATGGCCTGATCAGTGCCCCTCCCAGTGTCTGCAG TGATCCTGACTGCGAAGGCCATCGCTGCGAGGGGAACGGGGCGTACGACCCCCCCTATGACGGCGAGGAGAGTCAGGATGAGGACAGCTGCTCCGAGCacagctcctccacctccacgtCCACCAATCAGAAAGAAGGAAAGTACTGTGACTGCTGCTACTGCGAGTTCTTTGGGCATGGCGGG CCCCCAGCTGCTCCCACCAGTCGAAACTATGCAGAGATGCGGGAGAAGCTGCGGTTGCGTCTGACGAAGCGTAAAGAGGAGCAGCCTAAACGCGAGGAGCACCACCCCGTGATAGAACGAGATGGAGGGGTGGAGGACCACAGGCGGGTGGAGGACCACAGGCGGGTGGAGGACCTGTTGCAGTTCATCAACAGCGCTGACAGTAAACCCACCTCCAGTTCTAAAGCAGCCAAACGGGCCAGGCACAAACAAAAGAAG atggaggagaaggccCGTCTGGAGGCGGAGGCCCGCGaaagagagcagcagcaggtgttAGAAGAGCAGCAGCGGcgacagcagcaggaggaggaggcggcggctctgcagaaggagctgctgcggctgcaggagctgcagcaaCACCGCGCCGccaagaagaaaaggaaagagaaagcgAAGGAGAACACGGCCCCCCCTCAGAACAACCCACCGCCCCTCAAACAGACAGCTCAGAATGTCCTAGATAACTTACAGAACGGAAATTCGCAGCTGCTTCAAACCCTCATCTGCCTCCCCGACCAGAAAGAACCCAGGTTCGACCACGTTCCCCGTCCCAATGCGCTGCACAGCCCACGTCACACCGGTGAGAAGGGGCTTTCCTCTGAGACCAACATCCCAGACTCCCCAGCCACACACCACAACGGCACTGCTACATCTCAGCTGGAGGCTAACGGTAAGGTGAAGGCTAAGCAGTCCTCTAAAGCGGGGCCGTGTGAGGTCGCCGTAAAGAAGGCCCCGGAGTCACCCAGGAGCTCAGACGTGACAGCCAAGCTACTGAACAGCACCGGAACGGCCGCCGCTACACCGGACCCCAAAGCGGCACGGATCCGACCAGCCGAGTCCCCGGCTCCCCTCCCAGCCACAGAACCAAAGAGGGAGGACAGGAGTAATCTCAGAAGCGCCAGCGGCAAACGGCATCCGCAGCAACAGCTGCAGACCTCGACGAAGGAAGACAGGAGGAGTCCACCCGCGACAAACCCTTCCCCGTCTCCCCCTCCTACCTCCCAGTGTGAGCAGAGCCAGCAGAATGGCAAACCTCCCAGCGCAGAATCCCCACAGCCCAAAGGCAAGaccaagaagaacaagaagaagaagggcgACAAGACCAACAGCtcaatag ATGACGTGTTCTTGCCCAAAGACATCGACCTGGACAGCActgaaatggatgaaacagaaaGGGAGGTGGAGTATTTCAAGAG GTTTTGTCTGGATTCTGCGCGGCAGACGCGCCAACGTCTTTCCATCAACTGGTCAAACTTTAGCTTGAAGAAAGCGACATTCGCCGCTCATTGA